Sequence from the Collinsella aerofaciens ATCC 25986 genome:
CAATCTCTCGGTCGACCGCGGCGAGGTCGTCGTTGTGATCGGTCCCTCGGGCTCGGGCAAGTCGACCATGTGCCGCACCATCAACCGCCTGGAAACTATCGACTCGGGCGAGATCCTCATCGAGGGCGAGCCCCTGCCGCAGGAAGGCAAGGATCTTGCCCGCATGCGTGCCGAGCTGGGCATGGTGTTTCAACAGTTCAACCTGTTCGCACATATGACCGTACTGCAGAACGTCATGTTGGGGCCGGTCGACGTGCTGGGCGTGTCCAAGGACGAGGCCCGTGAGCGCGCCATGGACCTGCTGAGCCGCGTGGGCGTGGCCGAGCAGGCCGACAAGGTGCCCGCGCAGCTTTCGGGCGGCCAGCAGCAGCGCGTGGCCATCGCCCGTTCGCTTGCCATGCAGCCCAAGGCTATGCTCTTTGACGAGCCCACAAGCGCCCTCGATCCCGAAATGATCAACGAGGTGCTCGAGGTCATGGTCCGTCTGGCCCAGCAGGGCATGACGATGATCGTCATCACGCACGAGATGAACTTCGCCCGCCGTGTGGCCGACCGCGTCGTGTTTATGGCCGACGGCCAGATCGTGGAAACTGGCACGCCCGACGAGTTCTTCGACCACCCCCAGACCAAGCGCGCCCAGGACTTCCTCAACTCCATCAAGGGCCACTAACCCAATTGCCACGCGGGCAAATTCATCAGTAACGTTTGCTCCGCGCCACCCCTGTGCCATGTCCACCCGGATTCGAAAGCTACGCCCATGATCGGAACCCGCACCTCATCGTCCTACACTCCGCACGTCGACGTCGATCCCGCCGACCGTCCGCTCATCCTGGTCGCACCACGCTGGGAAGAAGCGAAACCCTATTTGAGCGAGACGCTCTCCCCCAACGAGGAGATTGCGAGCGTCTTTGTCGATGCCATCCTTGCCGCCGGCGGCCTGCCGCTGCAGATGTCCATCACCGAGGACATTGAGGTCATCCGTCATTACGTCGATATCGCCGACGGCATCGCCATTCCCGGCGGCCCCGATGTCAATCCCAAGCGCTGGGGCGATGATCGACCCTACGACCCCACCCTCTGCTGCGAGATCCGCGATAGCTTTGAGTTTAAGCTGGTCGGCGAGGTGCTCCGCGCCAAAAAGCCACTCTTTACCACCTGCCGCGGCACGCAGTTGCTCAATGTCGCCACTGGCGGCACCCTGTGCATGGACGTGCCGAGCCTGGGTGCGCGCGAGGGTCGCACGCAGTGGCGTCACACCCACGTGCTCAACGATCCCGTGCACCCCGTCGAGGTCGTGCCGGGCTCGCTGCTGGAACGCACGGTTGGCGGGCACAGGCTAATCCAGACCAACTCCGCACACCACTGCTGCGTCGACCGTCTGGGTAAAAGCACGCGCTTGGTCGCCAAAGCAACCGACGGCGTTCCCGAGTGCATCGAAGTCGAAGGCCAGCCGTTCTGTCTGGGCGTGCAATGGCACCCTGAGTACACGTGGAAGACACTCGAGACCGACTTTAACCTGTGGAAGTCGTTTGTCGAGGCAGCGGCCAAGGTTAAGCAGGCTCGCTAGTTCGCGAGCCACACAACAGATAAGGGCGCCCCGCCGGCCACATGGTCCGACGGGGTGCCCTTTTGCCTATACGCGGCAGGCACACAGCCCAAGGCTCACAACCTCTTACTCGCCCGCCTCGCGCAGAGCCGACATCGTAGCCGCATATTGCTGCTGCAACGCATGCATTCCCTCGCGAGCGCCGTCAACGGCATCGGCGCCACGCAGCGCTTCGGTTACCACGACCGCAGGCTCGTACAGATTATCGAATCCCAGGTTCTGACTCACGCCCTTGAGCGTATGCGCTGCCATAAACGCACCTTCGGCGTCTCCCGCCGCCATGGCGGCCTCCAGCTTGTCCATACTCTCGTCATCCAAAAACTTGAGGGCAAAGCGGGCAAGCATTTCCCCGCCCATCAGCCGAGCGCACGCGTCATCATAATTAGCGCCGATCTTCTCATACGCCTCACGCATGGAAATCATGGATTAAAACTCCTTTGGTCAAACTAAATCGTGGGAAACGCGACAACGTCGGCGGGGCGTGCCAACGTCTCGGCAATACGGTCTTGCACCTCGAGCAGACAGTCGAGCAACAGCGGGTTAAACTCACCGCACTTACCGTCCAAGATCATCTGGATAGCCTCCTTGTGCGGAATAGCGTCCTTGTACACACGCACGCTCGTCAGAGCATCGTACACGTCGGCCACCGAGACCACCTGCGCGGCAATGGGAATATCGTCGCCCTTAAGGCCATCGGGATAGCCCTTGCCGTCCCAGCGCTCATGGTGCCAACGCGCAATCTGGTACGCATATTCCATAAGCGCATTGCCGACGTGATGGCGACCCAGCTCAAGCAACATGTCGGCGCCGATCGTGGTATGCGTCTTCATAATCTCGAACTCCTCGGACGTAAGGCGTC
This genomic interval carries:
- a CDS encoding Hpt domain-containing protein, producing the protein MISMREAYEKIGANYDDACARLMGGEMLARFALKFLDDESMDKLEAAMAAGDAEGAFMAAHTLKGVSQNLGFDNLYEPAVVVTEALRGADAVDGAREGMHALQQQYAATMSALREAGE
- a CDS encoding amino acid ABC transporter ATP-binding protein, producing MAQSTSSTGNQPLIELRHVDKHYGDLHVLNDINLSVDRGEVVVVIGPSGSGKSTMCRTINRLETIDSGEILIEGEPLPQEGKDLARMRAELGMVFQQFNLFAHMTVLQNVMLGPVDVLGVSKDEARERAMDLLSRVGVAEQADKVPAQLSGGQQQRVAIARSLAMQPKAMLFDEPTSALDPEMINEVLEVMVRLAQQGMTMIVITHEMNFARRVADRVVFMADGQIVETGTPDEFFDHPQTKRAQDFLNSIKGH
- a CDS encoding gamma-glutamyl-gamma-aminobutyrate hydrolase family protein: MIGTRTSSSYTPHVDVDPADRPLILVAPRWEEAKPYLSETLSPNEEIASVFVDAILAAGGLPLQMSITEDIEVIRHYVDIADGIAIPGGPDVNPKRWGDDRPYDPTLCCEIRDSFEFKLVGEVLRAKKPLFTTCRGTQLLNVATGGTLCMDVPSLGAREGRTQWRHTHVLNDPVHPVEVVPGSLLERTVGGHRLIQTNSAHHCCVDRLGKSTRLVAKATDGVPECIEVEGQPFCLGVQWHPEYTWKTLETDFNLWKSFVEAAAKVKQAR